In a single window of the Miscanthus floridulus cultivar M001 unplaced genomic scaffold, ASM1932011v1 fs_692_1_2, whole genome shotgun sequence genome:
- the LOC136532708 gene encoding uncharacterized protein has product MASSKISLKLLVETKSKRVLFAEAGNDFVDFVFSLLTLPIGAVAKLVSAGTMHGSVGRLYQSVDHMGSSYLLPGADKAELLQPGVLHPDARHQLLLHPSPRANASTAAAAANGDGGEVVEEEEERQQPRLPKFKLYACATAGKCAMVTMERDAACPKCKLPMATEMTFVMPSAAPRAGAGKGGGGKGVDDEEERGGGGGYVKGLVTYMVIDGLEVTPMSAISSITLINKFSSGKDVELAEKYVSVGMDR; this is encoded by the coding sequence ATGGCTTCCTCCAAGATCTCGCTGAAGCTGCTGGTGGAGACGAAGTCGAAGCGGGTCCTGTTCGCGGAGGCCGGCAACGACTTCGTCGACTTCGTGTTCAGCCTGCTCACCCTCCCGATCGGCGCCGTGGCGAAGCTCGTGTCGGCGGGCACCATGCACGGCAGTGTGGGCCGGCTGTACCAGAGCGTGGACCACATGGGCTCCTCGTACCTGCTCCCGGGCGCCGACAAGGCGGAGCTGCTCCAGCCCGGGGTGCTGCACCCGGACGCGCGCCACCAGCTGCTGCTACATCCATCTCCTCGCGCAaacgcctccaccgccgccgccgccgccaacggcGACGGAGgagaggtggtggaggaggaggaggagcggcagcaGCCGCGGCTGCCCAAGTTCAAGCTGTACGCGTGCGCCACCGCCGGGAAGTGCGCCATGGTGACCATGGAGCGCGACGCCGCGTGCCCGAAGTGCAAGCTGCCGATGGCCACCGAGATGACCTTCGTCATGCCGTCCGCCGCGCCGAGGGCCGGTGCTGGTAAAGGAGGCGGCGGGAAAGGCGTGGATGACGAGGAGgagcgcggcggtggcggcgggtatGTGAAGGGACTGGTGACGTACATGGTCATCGATGGGCTGGAGGTGACGCCCATGTCGGCGATCTCGAGCATCACGCTAATCAACAAGTTCAGCTCCGGTAAGGACGTCGAGCTCGCCGAGAAGTACGTCAGCGTCGGCATGGACCGGTAG